A genomic stretch from Megalobrama amblycephala isolate DHTTF-2021 linkage group LG22, ASM1881202v1, whole genome shotgun sequence includes:
- the LOC125258011 gene encoding uncharacterized protein C9orf152-like — translation MWPCCCLSLTCADVRGETRMFQSEEDELSSVRMDITLLKEQYNSIRDKQRRQTQVLCFREAQNSEEMNKTLVDVVPVCLRSPTAPVQETPVEFVVDSAGGLWRTHLDVHRLTHTAEASEHRNHVSSEDSRTSSESERLPEDSNHHLKNSSALNSRKMSAPAVLSRQMSFGSYRSTPAGSKYYPFPQRKCPRKSETARRLGLYASF, via the exons ATGTGGCCATGCTGTTGCTTATCTCTGACGTGTGCAGATGTGCGGGGAGAGACGAGGATGTTTCAGTCAGAAGAGGACGAGCTGAGCAGTGTTAGGATGGACATCACACTCTTAAAAGAGCAATACAACTCCATCAGAGACAAACAGAGACGCCAAACTCAGGTGCTGTGCTTCAGAGAAG CTCAAAACAGTGAAGAGATGAACAAAACTCTAGTGGACGTGGTTCCAGTGTGCCTGCGTTCTCCAACAGCTCCAGTCCAAGAAACCCCGGTCGAGTTTGTCGTGGACTCTGCTGGCGGTCTGTGGCGCACTCATCTGGACGTGCACCGTCTGACACACACGGCCGAAGCGTCTGAACACAGGAATCATGTGTCTTCTGAAGACTCCAGGACGAGCTCAGAGTCAGAGCGGCTCCCGGAGGACTCGAACCATCATCTGAAGAACTCCAGTGCTCTGAACTCCAGGAAGATGTCTGCACCTGCAGTTTTGTCCCGTCAGATGAGCTTTGGGAGTTATCGCTCCACACCTGCAGGCTCCAAATATTACCCCTTCCCTCAGAGGAAGTGTCCAAGGAAGTCTGAGACCGCCAGGAGACTGGGACTCTACGCCTCATTTTAA